TCCTAAGACAAATTTCTTTTCCATGATTCCGAATCCTCGTAGGAGCGAGCTTGCTCGCGAAATCCTACATTTCATTCGCGAGCAAGCTCGCTCCTACCTCTCGTACCCAAATCCCCTTACTTTATCTCGACCTGTGCCGGAGCGATCGGAGGCAACTTGCCTTCCTCTACCTTCAAGACGCGTGGAAGATTCACGTTCGAAACCCTCCAACCTTTGTGCACGAGCACCCCAGAGTGCGGACCTTCACCCGAAACGGATCCAGATAAGCGGTAGAGCTCCCCTCCGTTCGGCGGTACGTCTATCTTGCTCCCTTCCGCTGCTTTCACAACTGGCTCAACCGTAAACATCTCGCCAAATGCCCCCTTGCAGCCCTGATGTACCACACGAGCCGCCGCGCCGACTTGGGCATCGCTGTACTTGCTGATGTCATCCATCAGGAAGTCGACGAGACGCCCCTTGTTCTGCAACGCGGACAGCACCGCGATGACCTCTGCCTCCGCAGCGTTCTTAGGCGCTGGAGGAGCAGCGGAAGATTCCGCAGCGCGGACAGGTTCAGAAGCTTCCACGCTTGGCAGATAGTCAGGCGCCGTGAGGGCCTTGAGGACGAGCCATAGCGCCAAAGCCAAGGCCATAGCCACCAGATAGGTTCCGTAAACTTCAAAGCCTGGAACGAAAAGCAGGCCATTGAGAATGGCGATAAGGATTCCAGCAATCAGTGCCTTGTTCTTCATGATCAAAATGGGTTGGAAATAGCGAATCACGCCCCGCTGCGGGACGTTCTAAAAACACCACGCGTATAGGACCGAGCAGCCGGCTCTGTCCAACCGAAAAGCGAAACGTAACACAGGCTTCCGCCAGCAAGCGCCGAGCCAAGTCGCCCGCAGCCGCTTGCAGCTATTCCGTAAACTCGAGCAAACCGTTGGGATCGATGAAGTGCGGGATCCCTAAAGTCAGGCAATGCAAGAAACCGCCCGTCTCGATTAAATCGTCCGCTGGGATTGGCACGACGTCCCATTTGGGAAGCAGCTTTCGGTAGGTTGCAAAAACCTCTTCTTCCATCTTCGGATCTACGTCCGAATAGCTGGGAACCAACATCAGCCCATTGACGTAAAAAACGTTGGTGTAGGAACGCCAAGAGCCTTCTTTCCGGGGCGGCAGGGGGATTCGATGCACTTGGACAGGTTGCCCATCCACTAATTGTTCGCTGACGAGCTGGGCGGCGCGTTCGATATGACTACGCACTTGCTCGGTCTCTTCCTCCAGTGCTTTAGCGATTACAACTGTCTTGGGATTCAAGAAGGTCATAAACATGTCCGCGTGACCCGTTTGCTCCCCTGGAATCGAAGGAACAAAGGTTAAGGTTTTCAGGGAAAAGTAAGTGTTCATGAGCCCCGTAAACTCATCGCCGCTAAAATTCCGGAAGCGGTTGCGTTCGATCAATTTCATCGACGAAACCCCGAGCCCGTTACCATTGTGCACCAAATTCCCCCCTTCCATTGCAATTGGTACATAGGAACATTGTACGCCCAGAGCATTTGCGAGCACGAGTGGGAACTGGTCGTCGAGCGGACGGGAACCAAGTTCGTCACGGGCAGAATAGTAGGTGTCGACAATGGCCCCGCTGCCGTCCGATCGGCGTATAAAGATGGGACCAAAATCGCGGATCCACATCGAGTCCAGTTGATGCACCAAGAAGTGTACTCGGTCACGATCCACTCCCGCCTCTTCCAAGGCTTCGCGACCATTCAGGATCTGCTCCGGCCCCGCTACGATCGCCACCACGGGAGCGCGCTCCGAAATGTGCCCCACCAAGGTCGCAAAAAGCTCCGGATGGAAGTGCACCATTTCGTTGGCAGACAAAAGCACCGCTGAAAGCTTTCCAAACTCTCCGGGGATGCGGATCGGCAGCGGCAAGCTGCGCGAAAAAGCGTCACGCTTGGCCGGGCGTTCCTTTGGAAGCGAGTCTAGTTCCCTCTGAGCTGAGACCGATACGACACAGGCGAAAATCGCCGCGAAGAAGAGTGTTGTTTTCATTTGGGGGTGCCCGGTGCCTCAAGCTCCAGAACGAGAATCGCAAAAGACGAAAAAGAAGCCGATTTGGCAAGTCCAAGAGACGCACCCGAGCACCAATCCACTAACGAGATGTTTGCTGACTAAATCTAACCTCCCAGGTGGATCGGTCGCTCCGCGAGCGGTAAGAAAGCAGCACTCGAAAATCTGCCGCCCGCGGAGCGGCCGGCCCACCTTTAATCCTAGGCCCCAGCACGAAAAAGCCCGCATCCCTTGGCGGGATGCGGGCTTGGCTAAAGTTTATCTGAGC
The Pelagicoccus enzymogenes DNA segment above includes these coding regions:
- a CDS encoding agmatine deiminase family protein → MKTTLFFAAIFACVVSVSAQRELDSLPKERPAKRDAFSRSLPLPIRIPGEFGKLSAVLLSANEMVHFHPELFATLVGHISERAPVVAIVAGPEQILNGREALEEAGVDRDRVHFLVHQLDSMWIRDFGPIFIRRSDGSGAIVDTYYSARDELGSRPLDDQFPLVLANALGVQCSYVPIAMEGGNLVHNGNGLGVSSMKLIERNRFRNFSGDEFTGLMNTYFSLKTLTFVPSIPGEQTGHADMFMTFLNPKTVVIAKALEEETEQVRSHIERAAQLVSEQLVDGQPVQVHRIPLPPRKEGSWRSYTNVFYVNGLMLVPSYSDVDPKMEEEVFATYRKLLPKWDVVPIPADDLIETGGFLHCLTLGIPHFIDPNGLLEFTE
- a CDS encoding DUF2760 domain-containing protein, yielding MKNKALIAGILIAILNGLLFVPGFEVYGTYLVAMALALALWLVLKALTAPDYLPSVEASEPVRAAESSAAPPAPKNAAEAEVIAVLSALQNKGRLVDFLMDDISKYSDAQVGAAARVVHQGCKGAFGEMFTVEPVVKAAEGSKIDVPPNGGELYRLSGSVSGEGPHSGVLVHKGWRVSNVNLPRVLKVEEGKLPPIAPAQVEIK